The Huiozyma naganishii CBS 8797 chromosome 1, complete genome genome window below encodes:
- the MSS2 gene encoding Mss2p (similar to Saccharomyces cerevisiae MSS2 (YDL107W); ancestral locus Anc_2.333) produces MSSGLRQPFGKIFPSKKLINRILFKLDSNVTSRNIIPLYRQLHENGKLIDSSGISGNPNTLFLMNRVLFEVKKQTKQQNETLKYMELYFLKKAALLGQADAISLLCFDVLNNAKGNSTNDVNHCSKLLKALVQKNHPLALKVVGDLNYSVSQPEESAKWYSQYLKIVPQGKDGIWRPQVLEKLGELEFRKGGFSNVSIAEQYFLEAIGTSKLQDCVKSYFYLSQIHVNYDPVKARVLLEQCCTQGFKEAFKTLGYLEAQYFKNLDKAQEWFKLGMELFDLESYFGYFDCCVQSKQWMQAYKTYQTLLKLKPTQRGANSELIGLFLEKKNDTINKVIIEHKRDDTDVDANGVSSIAVDIQRSSKWSI; encoded by the coding sequence ATGTCATCAGGATTGCGACAACCCTTTGGCAAAATCTTTCCGTCGAAGAAGCTTATAAACAGGATCTTATTCAAACTTGATAGTAATGTTACATCACGAAATATTATACCATTATACCGTCAGCTTCATGAAAATGGTAAGTTGATTGATAGTTCAGGTATATCTGGAAATCCTAATACACTATTTTTGATGAATAGGGTGTTGTTTGAGGTTAAGAAGCAGACAAAACAACAGAATGAGACACTGAAATACATGGAACTTtacttcttgaagaaagcaGCGTTACTGGGCCAAGCGGATGCAATTTCACTCCTTTGTTTCGATGTGCTAAACAATGCTAAGGGCAACAGCACGAATGATGTGAATCACTGCTCAAAACTACTGAAAGCACTGGTGCAAAAGAACCACCCCCTTGCACTAAAAGTAGTTGGAGATCTAAACTATTCAGTTAGCCAACCTGAAGAGAGTGCAAAGTGGTATTCACAGTATTTGAAAATAGTACCTCAGGGTAAAGACGGTATATGGAGACCCCAggttttggaaaagttggGGGAGTTGGAATTCAGAAAAGGTGGTTTCAGTAACGTTTCGATTGCCGAACAGTATTTTTTGGAGGCTATAGGAACTTCTAAGTTACAGGATTGCGTCAAATCCTATTTTTACCTATCCCAAATCCACGTGAATTATGATCCAGTTAAAGCCCGGGTGCTACTCGAACAATGTTGTACCCAAGGTTTTAAGGAAGCTTTTAAGACACTGGGATATTTAGAAGCTCAATATTTCAAGAACCTCGATAAAGCACAAGAATGGTTTAAATTGGGAATGGAGTTGTTTGATTTGGAGAGCTACTTTGGTTACTTTGATTGTTGTGTACAGTCCAAACAATGGATGCAGGCTTACAAGACATACCAAACccttttgaagttgaaaccGACGCAAAGAGGGGCGAACTCAGAGCTCATAGGTTTATttctggaaaaaaagaatgatACCATCAACAAGGTCATAATTGAACATAAGAGAGATGATACTGATGTAGACGCAAATGGAGTATCTTCTATTGCGGTTGATATTCAAAGAAGCTCTAAATGGAGCATCTAA
- the PHO2 gene encoding Pho2p (similar to Saccharomyces cerevisiae PHO2 (YDL106C); ancestral locus Anc_2.337), which translates to MDDFGHSQNLNGIFPDNFGLLPNEVFSPEESGQLNNGGALNSNENEDGHGSYDGMARGDRDAHDREHGHDSQDETSHARAKRKRAKGETLDILEKEFETNPSPSIDQRKVIAKMIDMPMKNVTIWFQNRRAKFKKNRMKNLANRQEGTSSIHGGNSYLDLNFFDRIPLNINKNYYFIDICSITVGAWNRMKSGSLLKMKFPLLQMLKNLSPQSINSIMLNSTDLLVLISKKNFEINYFFSAMANSTKILFRIFYPIDAVTNCSLSLESDDAIIRYNRDTGKPMKTSGRDNEDSDDDGTLNDENSNAFGELKLTVDKPPNFAVYFLNESGADNNTANLWSICEDFSEGKQVSDAFVGGSNVPHTLKGLQGSLRFMNSLILDYKSTNHIIAPPPQQTDIMSGLTPLTEMVTDKNGLGIPMAMSLPITDQIPLTESILQEQHDQQNNILYNNQMTHLDPARRTPSSTLYSPLNNNDNPHNHGNNNNHNHHPNSQADPQPLPGRDFIGTNTNINNNSSNDNTGTSNGEININNNANLRISLGQTELDSLNLGANQFFFDSTDLLNSSDNILSALHDIQQTPGDQNNRNNNEENFESGYTADNVTGNNAGNDSPSANVGNASDLNVSFFHH; encoded by the coding sequence ATGGACGATTTTGGGCACAGTCAGAATCTGAATGGAATTTTTCCGGATAATTTTGGTCTGCTACCGAACGAGGTGTTTTCCCCGGAAGAATCCGGTCAGTTGAACAATGGGGGTGCATTAAATTCGAATGAAAATGAGGATGGTCACGGTTCATATGACGGTATGGCCCGCGGAGATAGAGACGCACATGACCGTGAGCACGGCCACGACTCTCAAGATGAAACAAGCCATGCGAgggcaaagaggaagagggcTAAGGGGGAAACCCtggatattttggaaaaagagTTTGAGACCAACCCGAGTCCTTCGATCGATCAGAGGAAAGTTATTGCGAAAATGATAGATATGCCGATGAAAAATGTGACAATATGgtttcaaaacagaagggccaagttcaagaaaaacagaATGAAGAATTTAGCAAACAGGCAAGAGGGAACATCATCCATACATGGCGGAAATAGCTATTTGGATCtgaatttttttgacaGAATTCCTCTCAACATCAATAAAAACTACTACTTCATCGACATATGTTCGATCACTGTGGGTGCCTGGAATAGAATGAAAAGTGGCTCCCtattgaaaatgaaatttCCTCTGCTACAGATGCTCAAGAATCTGTCGCCACAGTCAATAAATTCTATTATGCTGAACTCCACAGACCTTCTGGTCCTGATATCCAAaaagaattttgaaatcaattattttttcagTGCAATGGCCAACAGCACTAAGATTCTTTTCAGAATCTTCTATCCCATAGATGCAGTAACGAATTGTTCCTTAAGTTTGGAATCCGATGATGCCATCATCAGATACAATCGGGATACAGGGAAGCCCATGAAAACTTCGGGCCGTGACAACGAGGATAGCGATGACGACGGTACTTTGAACGATGAGAATAGTAACGCATTCGGTGAACTAAAGCTAACAGTGGATAAGCCACCGAATTTTGctgtttattttttgaatgaatCCGGTGCGGATAACAACACGGCAAACCTTTGGTCCATTTGCGAGGATTTCTCGGAGGGTAAACAAGTAAGTGACGCATTTGTGGGTGGCTCTAATGTACCCCATACATTGAAAGGTCTGCAAGGTTCCTTAAGGTTTATGAATTCTTTAATTTTGGACTACAAGTCAACGAACCATATAATAGCACCTCCACCGCAACAAACAGATATAATGTCGGGCTTAACTCCCTTGACAGAAATGGTCACAGATAAAAACGGCTTAGGCATACCGATGGCAATGTCTTTACCAATAACTGATCAAATACCCTTAACGGAGTCAATCTTACAAGAGCAGCACGatcaacaaaataatattctttACAATAACCAGATGACACACCTTGACCCTGCTCGGCGGACACCTTCGAGCACACTCTACTCACCACTGAACAATAATGATAATCCTCATAATCACGGCAATAATAATAATCATAATCATCATCCTAATAGTCAAGCCGATCCTCAACCGTTACCTGGGCGTGACTTTATTGGTACGAACACTAACATCAATAATAATAGCAGCAACGATAATACAGGTACTAGTAATGGTGAAATTAATATCAATAATAATGCTAACCTGCGCATCTCTTTGGGGCAAACTGAATTAGACTCGTTGAACCTTGGAGCAaatcaattttttttcgacAGCACAGACTTGCTGAATAGTAGCGATAACATTTTATCGGCTCTACATGATATCCAACAGACCCCTGGTGATCAGAATAAccgcaacaacaacgaagaaaactttgagaGTGGATATACAGCAGACAATGTTACAGGAAACAATGCCGGTAATGACAGTCCTTCTGCGAACGTCGGCAATGCATCTGATTTAAAcgtttctttctttcacCATTGA
- the NSE4 gene encoding Smc5-Smc6 complex subunit NSE4 (similar to Saccharomyces cerevisiae NSE4 (YDL105W); ancestral locus Anc_2.342), translating to MAVALEPSKKRARENTGANDGIAAEVSKKIRSTGDKPSEEEGKKSGLDETEPNGTDGESAEFKVLQAYRSFENDISKDRVKVIQNRDIGVTLNKLDSIDSLFQKMSGTKNNGLFAHDSRAMLSISELAHLSVQNLKLGEGRYSITLSDTLSSLKRYMLQDYFKSNGIQEETVGRGLNAADDDDGGVDENVELDSESRSNTTKIRERTLNKEFLEQFSKYNTFNQFNWFRMGALFDNLNLGVPTTDHLLGPFSVEKKRRENGTRPRISDPVGKATKADEVSKSDINDGQDVTTPEHVKRCFKTLLNKNGMEKISLFKFCLDPNSFAKSVENLFYTSFLLKDGKIVLEQDEQDGFPTIRVKDDISAMRPEEREIEKQKRKDAHQNHIIFQMDMPTWRKLLEKLNITSSYID from the coding sequence atgGCTGTGGCTCTAGAACCGTCCAAAAAGAGGGCGAGGGAAAATACTGGTGCGAATGATGGAATTGCTGCTGAGGTTAGCAAGAAAATACGATCCACGGGTGACAAACCGTCAGAGGAGGAGGGAAAGAAAAGTGGTTTAGATGAAACCGAACCGAATGGGACTGATGGTGAAAGTGCCGAATTCAAAGTGTTGCAGGCTTACAGGagttttgaaaatgacATCTCGAAGGATAGAGTAAAGGTGATTCAGAACCGGGACATTGGCGTCACACTGAATAAGCTGGATTCGATTGACTCgctttttcaaaaaatgagTGGGACGAAGAATAACGGACTGTTTGCCCACGACTCTCGAGCTATGCTGAGCATCAGTGAGTTGGCGCACCTCAGTGTCCAGAATTTGAAATTGGGGGAGGGTCGGTATAGCATTACTTTGAGCGATACTTTGAGTTCGCTGAAGCGGTATATGCTTCAAGATTATTTCAAAAGTAATGGGATACAAGAGGAGACTGTTGGCAGGGGCTTGAATGCAgcagatgatgatgatggcGGTGTTGACGAAAATGTGGAACTGGACTCCGAATCGCGATCAAACACTACAAAGATTAGGGAAAGGACACTGAACAAAGAGTTCTTGGAACAATTCTCAAAATACAATACTTTCAACCAGTTCAACTGGTTTAGAATGGGTGCTCTTTTTGATAACTTAAACCTTGGTGTCCCGACAACCGATCACTTACTGGGACCCTTCTCTGTTGAGAAGAAAAGGCGAGAAAACGGGACGAGGCCAAGGATAAGCGACCCAGTCGGTAAAGCAACAAAGGCGGACGAGGTTAGTAAGTCAGATATAAATGATGGCCAAGATGTCACGACACCGGAACACGTCAAGAGGTGTTTCAAGACTTTACTGAATAAGAATGGGATGGAGAAAATATCTCTTTTCAAGTTCTGCTTGGACCCGAACTCATTCGCCAAATCTGTAGAGAACCTGTTCTATACCAGTTTCCTGTTGAAAGATGGGAAAATTGTGCTAGAGCAGGATGAGCAAGATGGGTTTCCGACTATCAGGGTGAAAGATGATATATCAGCAATGAGACCAGAGGAGAGGGAAAttgagaaacagaaaaggaAGGATGCTCATCAGAATCATattattttccaaatggaTATGCCCACTTGGCGGAAACTACTGGAGAAGTTAAACATCACATCGAGTTATATCGATTAA
- the QRI1 gene encoding UDP-N-acetylglucosamine diphosphorylase (similar to Saccharomyces cerevisiae QRI1 (YDL103C); ancestral locus Anc_2.348), producing MLKRLLIIYTLSRTPIHRMTNQFIQEQYEAAGQAHLFKHLNTLSASDKATFFENLTAVAQRESPSELLEDCQTAIKLHEDNTDKKSTLEPLPSTSYSSVIGNPQLEEEYYNLGHKAISAGEVAIILMAGGQGTRLGSSQPKGCFDINLPSHKSLFQIQAEKIITLQRLCNDCTIPWYIMTSAPTRAATELFFRDHKYFNLKKDQIVFFNQGTLPAFDEEGKKLLLANPTSLVESPDGNGGLYRAIRDNGIFLSILSQGALSISYMYCVDNVLSKLADPVFIGFAIKHDFQLATKAVRKRDAHESVGLIATKDGRPCVIEYSEISNELAEATDEDGLLLLRAGNIVNHYYSVELLKEKLSQWCDSMPYHIAKKKIQYFDNTSNTVVKPEEPNGIKLEQFIFDVFPTSSLERFGCLEVDRTKEFSPLKNGLNSKNDNSETSRQAYLTLGTSWLKQAGAIVRNNALVEVSNTLSYSGENLTKFKGTVFDKDGLYLE from the coding sequence ATGTTGAAGCGATTACTGATTATATATACCTTGTCGAGAACTCCAATCCACAGAATGACTAATCAATTCATCCAGGAACAATATGAAGCCGCAGGTCAGGCTCACCTTTTCAAGCACCTGAACACTCTATCGGCTAGCGACAAAGCCACATTCTTCGAAAACTTGACTGCTGTTGCCCAAAGAGAATCCCCCTCTGAATTGCTCGAGGACTGTCAAACTGCAATCAAACTTCATGAGGACAATACTGACAAGAAAAGCACGCTTGAACCACTCCCTTCAACATCGTACTCTTCAGTGATCGGTAACCCTCAATTGGAGGAAGAATACTACAATCTGGGCCACAAAGCCATCTCTGCAGGTGAAGTTGCGATAATTTTGATGGCAGGTGGTCAAGGTACACGGTTAGGGTCAAGTCAACCTAAAGGTTGCTTTGACATTAATTTACCATCCCACAAATCCCTTTTCCAGATTCAAGCTGAAAAAATCATCACTTTGCAACGGCTGTGTAATGACTGTACCATTCCTTGGTACATCATGACATCAGCCCCCACCAGGGCAGCCACCGAATTGTTCTTCAGAGATCACAAGTACTTtaacttgaagaaagacCAGATCGTATTTTTCAACCAGGGGACTTTGCCGGCCTTCGATGAAGAGGGGAAAAAATTACTGCTTGCAAATCCAACGTCTTTGGTTGAATCCCCAGATGGTAACGGTGGACTATATCGTGCAATTAGAGATAATGGCATCTTCCTAAGTATTTTGAGTCAAGGGGCATTAAGCATATCTTACATGTACTGTGTCGACAATGTTTTATCCAAGTTAGCCGACCCAGTTTTCATTGGATTTGCCATAAAGCATGATTTTCAGTTGGCGACAAAGGCTGTTCGGAAGAGGGATGCACATGAATCAGTCGGTTTGATAGCTACAAAGGATGGTCGTCCTTGTGTAATTGAGTATTCCGAGATTTCAAATGAGTTGGCTGAGGCAACCGATGAAGATGGGCTGTTGCTTCTGCGTGCTGGTAATATTGTAAACCATTATTATTCGGTCGAGTTGCTGAAGGAAAAACTGTCGCAGTGGTGTGACAGTATGCCATATCACattgccaaaaagaaaatacaaTATTTTGATAACACAAGCAATACTGTGGTTAAACCAGAAGAACCTAACGGTATTAAATTAGAGCAGTTCATTTTTGATGTGTTTCCTACCAGCTCTTTGGAGAGGTTCGGGTGTTTGGAGGTTGATAGGACTAAAGAATTTTCCCCGTTAAAGAATGGCTtgaattcaaaaaatgacAATTCTGAAACGAGTCGACAAGCATACTTGACTTTAGGTACTTCTTGGTTGAAACAAGCTGGAGCTATTGTACGTAATAATGCATTGGTCGAGGTGTCAAACACACTGAGCTATTCTGGTGAAAACTTGACCAAGTTTAAAGGTACCGTATTTGATAAAGACGGACTTTACTTGGAATAA
- the KNAG0A05630 gene encoding uncharacterized protein (similar to Saccharomyces cerevisiae MSS11 (YMR164C); ancestral locus Anc_2.346): MDSAGNVPGTNGNNGVQLGEMDPSHTFEGAGLPSENGLHMYMTNRVSPAGYSLESSMKRTASIQKPKRKQPKKSRSKNAATNNTDIHNAGMRQGFTPQSASIMAQGAPPVDGATGRADFQSQTQPEPVYDPKLVVSDAMAGNSRQLLYAHIYNYLLENRHYDTARQFIREADIPISNPDEPSNNTNKNSSSNQNNISQKLKNLPTDHLLRSKMVINSPDTFLLEWWQLFYLLNDFVENSPMDLLHNIEHPKFDYVHPLFTPGENTNRPEVNSNSFPSMPQIKHSRYRPRGDPPLPMNQQPAQYPQKPYGNFPNAEFPGKHPMMNTSIGNVYRQGSSEGSTDSATIENKRARSIRSNSTDSQHTVPISTGNPGISLNAQQQPNIPAGIQDPNKRIPSAGPTMMRNSGPLPQQMSIQQQIQLQQMQQSAQMAGSPVAFSNQQVPNMVPNHQSQPQQRPTMHQRPVPQGQVPPPQQHQQQMQLQHQHQQQQQQQQQRSSTSTLPLTPHQQQMYYAEMANMMKHQRQQQQQQQQQQQQQQQQILQHVQRQKTADNPRNAAAIMQQMFERMNARNMPNNSNGGADMNATHMNPNMQHMSDRAKSQYAPTATSVFANPNIGTPNMGGGMNAAEIPNFPNPGYQPGMNMNLESEAIGDSSIQQHYESMLKKWLAQQQQQQQRQQQQQQPSLPNQSRMSYVDQNAHMFGPATNMHDINNKNSSGMLPMNNSYNNEDIDLQLFNFGHLNSQVLMNYKNGVSNSYGNNSPHNATTAATNDDDNDENNNNINNKATTNKNKKQ; this comes from the coding sequence ATGGATAGTGCAGGTAACGTCCCAGGAACGAACGGTAATAACGGTGTACAACTGGGCGAGATGGATCCAAGCCATACTTTTGAAGGGGCCGGTCTACCTTCCGAAAATGGTCTACACATGTATATGACGAATAGGGTGTCCCCCGCTGGGTACTCACTCGAATCCTCGATGAAACGCACTGCATCTATACAAAAGCCAAAGCGGAAACAGCCTAAAAAATCGAGAAGTAAGAATGCAGCGACAAATAACACAGATATACACAATGCAGGGATGCGACAAGGGTTTACCCCGCAGTCTGCCTCCATAATGGCCCAAGGAGCCCCCCCAGTTGACGGTGCTACTGGCCGTGCTGATTTTCAATCACAGACACAACCGGAACCCGTGTACGATCCAAAGTTGGTCGTTTCTGATGCAATGGCCGGAAACTCGAGGCAGCTTCTCTACGCACATATCTACAACTACCTATTGGAGAATCGACATTACGACACTGCGAGACAGTTCATCAGGGAGGCAGATATACCGATCTCAAATCCAGACGAGCCGTCGAACAACACAAACAAAAACTCCAGTAGTAACCAGAATAATATATCACAAAAACTGAAGAACCTGCCGACAGATCATCTCCTGAGGTCTAAAATGGTGATAAACTCACCAGACACTTTCTTGCTGGAGTGGTGGCAGCTGTTCTACCTCCTTAACGACTTTGTGGAAAATTCACCCATGGATCTTCTTCACAATATTGAACACCCAAAGTTTGATTACGTTCACCCATTGTTTACGCCAGGGGAGAACACGAACAGACCAGAGGTAAACTCAAATTCATTCCCCAGTATGCCACAAATAAAACACAGCAGGTACCGCCCACGGGGGGACCCCCCACTGCCAATGAACCAACAACCGGCACAATACCCACAAAAGCCATACGGGAACTTTCCAAACGCAGAATTTCCGGGAAAACATCCAATGATGAACACTTCTATAGGCAATGTGTACCGCCAAGGCTCCTCAGAGGGGAGCACGGACTCTGCCACTATAGAGAATAAAAGAGCAAGGAGCATCAGGTCAAATTCAACTGACAGTCAACATACGGTCCCAATATCCACCGGCAATCCAGGAATTTCATTAAACGCCCAGCAACAGCCGAATATACCAGCTGGAATTCAGGATCCGAACAAGAGGATTCCCAGCGCTGGGCCCACAATGATGAGAAATAGTGGACCGTTGCCACAGCAAATGAGTATACAGCAACAAATACAACTACAGCAGATGCAACAAAGCGCGCAGATGGCTGGATCCCCTGTCGCTTTTTCTAATCAACAAGTACCTAACATGGTCCCCAATCATCAAAGTCAACCACAACAGAGACCAACAATGCATCAACGACCCGTTCCACAGGGCCAAGTACCGCCGCCCCAACAACATCAGCAGCAAATGCAGcttcaacatcaacaccagcaacaacagcaacagcagcagcaacgttCATCGACATCTACTCTACCCCTAACACCacaccagcaacaaatGTATTATGCTGAGATGGCAAACATGATGAAACATCAaagacagcagcagcaacaacaacagcaacagcaacaacagcagcaacagcaaatACTACAGCATGTCCAGCGCCAAAAGACAGCTGATAATCCAAGAAATGCTGCAGCTATCATGCAACAAATGTTTGAAAGAATGAACGCAAGAAATATGCCGAATAACAGCAATGGTGGTGCTGATATGAATGCAACTCATATGAACCCGAACATGCAGCACATGTCCGACCGGGCAAAGTCTCAGTACGCTCCCACTGCAACTTCTGTTTTTGCGAATCCTAACATCGGGACCCCAAACATGGGTGGTGGCATGAACGCTGCAGAAATTCCTAATTTTCCAAACCCCGGTTATCAGCCTGGGATGAATATGAACTTGGAATCGGAGGCTATAGGTGACTCAAGCATACAACAGCACTATGAATCGATGTTAAAAAAATGGTTagcacaacaacaacagcagcagcagcgacaacagcagcaacagcagccTTCACTTCCCAACCAATCTCGTATGTCATATGTCGACCAAAATGCGCATATGTTTGGTCCTGCGACTAACATGCACGATATCAATAATAAAAACAGTAGCGGAATGTTACCCATGAATAACTCTTATAATAACGAGGACATCGATCTCCAGCTGTTCAATTTTGGTCACTTGAACTCTCAGGTGCTGATGAATTACAAAAATGGAGTCTCAAATAGTTACGGTAACAACAGTCCACATAACgctactactgctgctactaatgatgatgataatgatgaaaataataataacattAATAATAAGGCCACCACtaataaaaacaaaaaacagtAA
- the QRI7 gene encoding putative N(6)-L-threonylcarbamoyladenine synthase (similar to Saccharomyces cerevisiae QRI7 (YDL104C); ancestral locus Anc_2.343), whose translation MFLAKCVRVFAPRSLRFYRVLAIESSCDDSSVALLDCDDDDHSGGGFGQCRVLCHLKDTLDSASAGGIIPTQAHTHHQSALPCLLEKLELSRITNRPDLIAVTRGPGMLGSLSVGLNLAKGLSLALGVPLLGVNHMLGHLLVPRMTDPRIEFPFTSLLVSGGHTMLVHSEDIINHRIVCDTIDVAVGDSLDKCGRELGITGIMIGKEMERWARNAAQGERHPFRLPNPLSGFNKGKLAFSFAPFVTAVKEQLKLTPLNGTDTQKGVFAGQIQEAIFTHLISKIRDVMRNPSGNIRTQGARSFVCSGGVSSNVELRRRLELELKDHFDNFYYPEAALCTDNAVMIGWTGIELMRHFKTTKNVQIYNDMSMLPVRKWALDELAAISEWKKEKYYVNNNDYMR comes from the coding sequence ATGTTCCTTGCGAAGTGCGTTCGGGTGTTTGCCCCGCGCAGTTTGAGATTTTACAGGGTGTTGGCGATTGAGTCCTCGTGCGACGATTCGAGTGTTGCCTTGCTGGACtgcgacgacgacgatcacagtggtggtggtttTGGGCAGTGCAGGGTTCTGTGCCATTTGAAAGATACCTTGGACAGTGCCAGCGCTGGGGGGATTATCCCCACGCAGGCCCACACGCACCACCAGAGTGCACTGCCGTGTCTCCTCGAAAAACTTGAGTTATCCAGAATCACGAACCGTCCCGATCTGATAGCAGTGACGAGGGGTCCCGGGATGCTTGGATCTCTGTCTGTCGGGCTCAATCTGGCCAAGGGGCTGTCGTTAGCTCTGGGTGTGCCCCTCTTGGGCGTAAATCATATGTTGGGACACCTTTTGGTTCCTCGGATGACGGACCCCCGCATCGAGTTCCCGTTCACGAGTCTGCTTGTCAGTGGCGGCCACACAATGCTGGTGCACTCCGAGGATATCATCAACCACAGAATCGTGTGTGATACGATTGACGTTGCCGTCGGCGACTCTCTGGATAAATGTGGACGTGAACTTGGCATTACCGGGATCATGATTGGGAAAGAGATGGAACGTTGGGCCCGCAATGCGGCACAGGGTGAACGGCACCCTTTCAGGTTACCGAATCCTTTGAGTGGGTTCAATAAGGGGAAACTGGCCTTCTCGTTTGCACCATTTGTCACCGCAGTGAAGGAACAACTGAAATTGACCCCCTTGAACGGGACCGACACACAGAAGGGAGTCTTCGCGGGGCAAATTCAGGAAGCAATATTCACTCATCTAATATCCAAGATCAGAGATGTCATGCGGAATCCCTCAGGGAATATACGCACACAGGGTGCAAGAAGCTTTGTTTGTTCGGGCGGTGTCAGTTCCAATGTTGAGTTGAGGAGAAGACTCGAACTCGAACTCAAGGACCACTTCGACAATTTTTACTACCCAGAGGCCGCTTTGTGTACGGACAACGCAGTGATGATCGGATGGACTGGTATTGAACTGATGCGGCACTTTAAAACCACGAAAAATGTCCAGATATATAACGATATGAGTATGTTACCCGTGAGGAAATGGGCGCTTGATGAACTAGCCGCCATATCAGagtggaaaaaagaaaaatattatGTAAATAACAATGATTATATGAGGTAA
- the KNAG0A05650 gene encoding J domain-containing protein (similar to Saccharomyces cerevisiae HLJ1 (YMR161W); ancestral locus Anc_2.350): MARVTSSSHTNLNEQILSKENGTYYDVIGVDIGVSQRQLKMSYKELITKLHPDKNSSPGAKEAFALVHKAYKTLSNKQKRAMYDKYGNDAFSRKTDGSADKPFNSRDPHGAVIDSLITSTENGNMAGNFISYQNSQHTANNEEKQRIQTFMETAIKLLPLVVICLLPVLEILLFE, encoded by the coding sequence ATGGCACGCGTAACGAGCAGCAGTCACACAAATTTGAATGAACAGATTCTTTCTAAAGAAAATGGGACGTACTATGACGTTATAGGCGTTGATATCGGAGTCAGTCAAAGACAACTGAAAATGTCATACAAAGAGTTGATCACCAAATTGCACCCCGATAAAAACTCATCCCCGGGTGCCAAAGAGGCATTTGCCCTCGTTCATAAGGCATACAAAACTTTGAGTAATAAACAGAAGAGAGCTATGTATGACAAGTATGGGAACGATGCATTCAGTCGCAAAACTGACGGGTCAGCTGATAAACCATTCAACTCGAGAGATCCACATGGTGCGGTGATTGACAGTTTAATAACGAGCACAGAGAACGGGAACATGGCAGGTAACTTCATCTCGTATCAGAATTCACAGCATACAGCAAACAACGAGGAGAAACAACGAATACAGACTTTTATGGAAACAGCCATCAAACTTCTTCCTTTGGTGGTAATATGTCTTCTTCCGGTACTTGAAATTTTACTGTTTGAATga